The following are encoded together in the Sphingomonas insulae genome:
- a CDS encoding ABC transporter transmembrane domain-containing protein: protein MAKPPVPSNRRLGDLRLVVERVLAYPRHLAIALAALATTSAATIGIPYGFKRVIDRGFAPGGGDTVASSFHYLLMIVAVLAVATAIRFYFVSWLGERVVADIRTKVQGHLLGLTPRFFEENRPSEIASRLTSDTALIESVVGSTVSIALRNTFTGVGGMIYLFALSPKLAGMLLLGIPLIILPVTILGRRIRNLSRTSQDRVADVGSLITETLGAMKIVQAFGQEPREAQRFHAAVDATFAAAKTRIALRAFMTAIMIFLIFGSITLVLWEGATDVAAGRITGGAIAAFVLTGGIVAGAFGALTEVYGDLLRGAGAASRLAELLAEQPEITRPAAPIPLPVPVSGALTFDHVRFHYPTRPEVAALDGFSLAVRTGETVAVVGPSGAGKSTLFQLAERFYDPADGRVLLDGVDLREADPAAVRAQIAMVPQDTVIFGASARDNLRYGHWQASDEELWAAAEAANAADFLRALPDGLDTNLGEGGARLSGGQRQRVTIARALLRDAPILLLDEATSALDAESERLVQQALERLMQNRTTLVIAHRLATVRAAGRIIVMDQGRIVEEGTHASLIDHRGLYARLASLQFSEAA, encoded by the coding sequence ATGGCCAAACCTCCCGTTCCCAGCAATCGTCGCCTCGGCGACCTTCGCCTCGTGGTGGAGCGTGTGCTCGCCTACCCGCGGCACCTCGCCATCGCGCTCGCCGCGCTCGCGACCACATCGGCCGCGACGATCGGTATCCCGTACGGTTTCAAGCGGGTCATCGACCGCGGTTTTGCGCCGGGCGGTGGCGACACGGTGGCGTCGTCGTTCCATTATCTGCTGATGATCGTCGCCGTGCTCGCGGTCGCGACCGCGATCCGTTTCTATTTCGTCTCATGGCTCGGCGAACGTGTCGTCGCCGACATCCGTACGAAGGTGCAGGGACACCTGCTCGGCCTGACCCCGCGGTTCTTCGAAGAGAACCGCCCATCCGAGATCGCATCGCGCCTGACTTCGGATACCGCGCTGATCGAGAGTGTCGTCGGCAGCACCGTCAGCATCGCGCTGCGCAACACGTTCACCGGCGTCGGCGGCATGATCTATCTGTTCGCGCTGTCGCCGAAACTGGCCGGTATGCTGCTGCTCGGCATTCCGCTCATCATCCTGCCGGTCACCATCCTCGGTCGTCGCATCCGCAACCTGTCGCGCACCTCTCAGGATCGGGTCGCCGACGTCGGATCCCTCATTACAGAGACGCTGGGTGCGATGAAGATCGTGCAGGCGTTCGGCCAGGAACCCCGCGAAGCCCAGCGCTTCCACGCCGCCGTCGATGCCACGTTCGCCGCTGCCAAGACGCGCATCGCCCTGCGGGCGTTCATGACCGCAATCATGATCTTCCTGATATTCGGATCGATCACGCTGGTGTTGTGGGAGGGTGCGACCGACGTCGCCGCCGGCCGGATCACCGGCGGCGCGATTGCCGCATTCGTGTTGACCGGTGGTATCGTGGCGGGGGCGTTCGGCGCGTTGACCGAGGTCTACGGCGATCTGCTGCGCGGGGCCGGTGCCGCCAGCCGCCTTGCCGAACTGCTCGCCGAACAGCCCGAGATCACGCGCCCCGCCGCGCCTATCCCGTTGCCGGTGCCGGTGAGCGGCGCATTGACGTTCGACCACGTCCGCTTCCACTATCCGACCCGACCAGAGGTAGCGGCGCTCGACGGCTTCTCGCTGGCGGTACGCACCGGCGAGACCGTGGCGGTGGTCGGGCCATCCGGGGCGGGCAAGTCGACGCTGTTCCAGCTTGCCGAACGCTTTTACGATCCTGCCGATGGCCGCGTGCTGCTCGACGGCGTCGACCTGCGTGAGGCGGATCCCGCTGCGGTGCGCGCGCAGATCGCGATGGTTCCCCAAGATACGGTAATCTTCGGCGCCTCCGCCCGCGACAATCTCCGCTATGGTCATTGGCAGGCGAGCGACGAGGAATTGTGGGCGGCGGCAGAGGCCGCCAACGCTGCCGACTTCCTGCGCGCGCTGCCCGACGGACTGGACACCAATCTGGGCGAAGGCGGCGCACGGCTGTCCGGCGGTCAACGCCAGCGGGTGACGATCGCGCGGGCGCTGCTGCGCGATGCGCCGATCCTGTTGCTGGACGAGGCGACCAGCGCGCTGGATGCGGAGAGCGAACGACTGGTGCAGCAGGCGCTGGAACGGCTGATGCAGAACCGCACGACGCTGGTCATCGCCCATCGGCTGGCGACCGTGCGTGCGGCCGGGCGGATCATCGTGATGGACCAGGGCCGGATCGTCGAGGAAGGCACGCACGCCAGCCTGATCGACCATCGCGGCCTGTATGCGCGGCTGGCGAGCCTGCAATTCAGCGAGGCAGCCTAG
- a CDS encoding saccharopine dehydrogenase family protein has protein sequence MRDFDIVVYGATGFTGRLVAEYLTQQGVARWAMAGRSRAKLEEVRDLIGAPADTPLIVADADDPASLNAMAASTQVVVTTVGPYQLYGEPLIAACVAAGTAYVDLCGEPAWMRHMIDAHHTAAQASGARIVFSCGFDSIPFDLGVLTLQECARAKYGHPAPRVKGRVRAMKGGFSGGTAASLKATLAAAARDPSILGLLASPFALTPGFSGPHQPTGLIPEFDATLNTWVAPFIMAAINTKNVHRTNFLLDHRYGKDFVYDEMMVAGLGEMGKAAAEAIAKLNPLASDKGPKPGEGPSKEERDSGHYDLLFVGLMPDGARFDAVVTGDRDPGYGSTSKMIAETARCLLETEGAGGIWTPGALLGTGLRDRLQDKAGLTFTAG, from the coding sequence ATGCGCGACTTCGACATCGTCGTCTATGGCGCGACCGGCTTCACCGGGCGCCTCGTCGCCGAATATCTGACCCAGCAAGGCGTCGCCCGTTGGGCGATGGCTGGCCGCAGCCGCGCCAAGCTGGAGGAGGTCCGCGACCTGATCGGCGCGCCGGCCGATACGCCGCTCATCGTGGCCGATGCCGACGATCCCGCCAGCCTGAATGCGATGGCGGCTTCGACGCAGGTCGTCGTCACCACCGTGGGTCCCTATCAACTGTACGGCGAGCCGTTGATCGCCGCCTGCGTCGCGGCCGGCACCGCCTATGTCGACCTGTGCGGTGAGCCGGCGTGGATGCGACACATGATCGACGCGCACCACACCGCCGCACAGGCGAGCGGCGCGCGCATCGTCTTCTCCTGCGGTTTCGATTCGATCCCGTTCGATCTCGGCGTGCTGACCTTGCAGGAATGCGCCCGCGCCAAATACGGACACCCTGCTCCGCGCGTAAAGGGCCGCGTGCGTGCGATGAAGGGGGGCTTTTCAGGCGGCACCGCGGCCAGCCTGAAGGCGACGCTGGCCGCCGCGGCGCGCGATCCGTCGATTCTCGGTTTGCTTGCCAGCCCGTTCGCGCTGACGCCAGGGTTCAGCGGTCCACACCAGCCCACGGGGCTGATCCCGGAATTCGACGCGACGTTGAACACGTGGGTGGCGCCGTTCATCATGGCGGCCATCAACACCAAGAACGTGCATCGCACCAACTTCCTGCTCGACCATCGATACGGCAAGGATTTCGTCTATGACGAAATGATGGTCGCGGGCCTCGGCGAGATGGGCAAGGCCGCGGCGGAAGCGATCGCCAAGCTCAATCCGCTGGCGAGCGACAAGGGGCCGAAACCTGGCGAGGGTCCCAGCAAGGAAGAGCGGGACAGCGGGCATTATGACCTGCTGTTCGTCGGGCTGATGCCGGATGGCGCGCGATTCGACGCGGTCGTGACCGGCGATCGGGACCCGGGCTACGGATCGACCAGCAAGATGATCGCCGAAACGGCGCGCTGCCTGCTCGAGACGGAGGGCGCCGGTGGCATTTGGACGCCGGGCGCGCTGCTGGGAACAGGATTGCGCGACCGGTTGCAGGACAAGGCCGGGCTGACCTTCACGGCCGGCTGA
- a CDS encoding rhodanese-related sulfurtransferase: MTRVSALYRFTPFDDPAGLREPLLQACEAAGVRGTLLLAREGINGTIAGPHAGVEAVLSHIRGLPGCATLDVKDSQADAMPFHRTKVRVKAEIVTMGEPAIDPLDAGHYVEPQDWNALIADPRTVLIDTRNDYEVAIGTFAGAVDPETRTFREFPAWFRDHRDDLLSGKAQVAMFCTGGIRCEKATAFLKAEGVADVFHLKGGILKYLEEVPAEDSTWAGECFVFDERVAVGHGLAQGTHGLCRACRMPVSPADRNSPLYEEGVRCPRCATSRGDEDRARYAERHRQALLAQTRGEAHVGRRYEDARD, translated from the coding sequence ATGACCCGCGTTAGTGCGCTGTACCGCTTCACCCCGTTCGACGACCCCGCCGGCCTTCGCGAACCGCTGTTGCAGGCGTGCGAGGCGGCTGGCGTGCGCGGCACGTTGCTGCTGGCGCGCGAGGGGATCAACGGCACGATCGCGGGGCCGCACGCCGGGGTGGAGGCGGTGCTGAGCCATATCCGCGGGCTGCCGGGCTGCGCGACGCTGGACGTCAAGGACTCGCAGGCCGACGCGATGCCGTTCCACCGGACCAAGGTGCGGGTGAAGGCCGAGATCGTGACGATGGGCGAACCGGCGATCGATCCGCTCGACGCCGGCCACTACGTCGAACCGCAGGACTGGAACGCACTGATCGCCGATCCGCGGACGGTACTGATCGATACCCGCAACGATTACGAGGTCGCGATCGGCACGTTTGCGGGTGCGGTCGATCCCGAAACCCGGACATTCCGCGAATTTCCGGCGTGGTTTCGCGACCATCGCGACGATCTGCTGTCGGGCAAGGCGCAGGTCGCGATGTTCTGCACCGGCGGCATCCGCTGCGAAAAGGCGACGGCGTTCCTGAAGGCCGAAGGGGTGGCGGACGTCTTCCACCTCAAAGGCGGCATCCTCAAATATCTGGAGGAGGTGCCGGCCGAGGACAGCACATGGGCCGGCGAATGCTTCGTCTTCGACGAACGGGTCGCCGTGGGCCACGGCCTTGCACAGGGAACGCACGGCCTGTGCCGGGCGTGCCGGATGCCGGTGTCGCCGGCGGACCGCAACTCACCGTTGTACGAGGAGGGCGTGCGCTGCCCCCGCTGCGCGACATCGCGCGGCGACGAGGATCGCGCCCGCTATGCCGAGCGGCACCGGCAGGCATTGCTGGCGCAAACGCGCGGCGAGGCGCATGTCGGGCGGCGGTATGAGGATGCGCGCGACTGA
- the proS gene encoding proline--tRNA ligase encodes MKHALSVTREADFAAWYQSVIAEADLAEESGVRGCMVIRPWGYGIWERIQRLLDDRIKATGHENCYFPLFIPLSYFEKEAEHVEGFAKEMAVVTHHRLVSDGKGGLMPDPAAKLEEPLVVRPTSETVIGTAFARWVQSWRDLPVLINQWANVVRWEMRTRMFLRTSEFLWQEGHTAHATADEAREETLKMLEVYRSFAEDCLALPVVAGEKPENERFPGAVATYSIEAMMQDGKALQAGTSHFLGTNFARAQNIKFQNAGGELELANTTSWGVSTRMVGGVIMVHGDDDGLRVPPRIAPWQIVIVPMLRDTPEDEALVAYAKTIQSNLAGLSALGEPVRALLDLKPAKAATKRWGWVKKGAPIIVEIGGRDMAGGNVSVIRRDRLYREDGKLDSQVIPRGDFEADAPELLHAIQTALHAQARERLTANIVPAADWVAVEAHFAEGVKNPGWVEVSWSKPTGAALDAVVERLKALKLTIRNAPSDAGAAEGACVFTGDASVERVLLARAY; translated from the coding sequence ATGAAGCATGCACTCTCCGTCACGCGCGAAGCCGATTTCGCCGCCTGGTATCAGTCCGTCATCGCCGAGGCCGACCTCGCCGAGGAATCCGGCGTGCGCGGCTGCATGGTCATCCGGCCATGGGGCTATGGCATCTGGGAGCGTATCCAGCGTCTGCTCGACGACCGGATCAAGGCGACGGGGCATGAAAATTGCTATTTCCCGCTGTTCATCCCGCTGTCCTATTTCGAAAAGGAGGCGGAGCACGTCGAAGGGTTCGCCAAGGAGATGGCGGTCGTCACGCACCACCGGCTGGTGAGCGACGGCAAGGGCGGGCTGATGCCCGATCCCGCCGCGAAGCTGGAGGAGCCGCTGGTCGTGCGCCCGACGTCGGAAACCGTGATCGGCACCGCGTTCGCGCGCTGGGTCCAGTCGTGGCGCGACCTGCCGGTGCTCATCAACCAATGGGCCAACGTGGTGCGGTGGGAGATGCGGACGCGGATGTTCCTGCGGACCAGCGAATTCCTGTGGCAGGAGGGGCATACCGCCCACGCCACCGCCGACGAGGCGCGCGAGGAAACGCTGAAGATGCTCGAGGTGTACCGCTCGTTCGCCGAGGATTGCCTGGCGCTGCCGGTGGTCGCGGGCGAAAAGCCGGAGAACGAGCGCTTCCCCGGCGCGGTCGCGACGTACAGCATCGAGGCGATGATGCAGGACGGCAAGGCGCTGCAGGCCGGGACCAGCCATTTCCTCGGTACCAATTTCGCGCGGGCGCAGAACATCAAATTCCAGAATGCCGGCGGCGAACTGGAACTGGCCAATACCACCAGCTGGGGCGTCAGCACGCGGATGGTCGGCGGCGTCATCATGGTGCATGGTGACGACGACGGCCTGCGCGTGCCGCCGCGCATCGCGCCGTGGCAGATCGTGATCGTGCCGATGCTGCGCGACACGCCCGAGGACGAGGCGCTGGTCGCCTACGCGAAAACCATTCAGTCGAACCTCGCCGGCCTGTCCGCGCTGGGCGAGCCGGTGCGTGCGCTGCTCGACCTCAAGCCCGCCAAGGCGGCGACCAAGCGCTGGGGCTGGGTGAAGAAGGGCGCGCCGATCATCGTCGAGATCGGCGGCCGCGACATGGCGGGCGGCAACGTGTCGGTGATCCGCCGCGACCGGCTGTACCGCGAGGACGGCAAGCTCGACTCGCAGGTCATACCACGCGGCGATTTCGAGGCGGATGCGCCGGAATTGCTGCACGCGATCCAGACCGCTTTGCACGCGCAGGCGCGCGAGCGGCTGACGGCGAACATCGTGCCCGCCGCGGATTGGGTCGCGGTCGAGGCGCATTTCGCCGAGGGCGTGAAGAACCCCGGCTGGGTCGAGGTATCGTGGTCGAAGCCGACGGGCGCCGCGCTCGATGCGGTGGTCGAACGGTTGAAGGCGCTCAAACTGACGATCCGCAATGCGCCGTCGGATGCCGGTGCCGCGGAGGGCGCGTGCGTATTCACCGGCGACGCGTCGGTGGAGCGGGTACTGCTGGCGCGAGCCTATTGA
- a CDS encoding DMT family transporter → MTDRILPAIALRLLSVVFFALMNAAIKLAEQAGASVVEILFFRQFGAALLVSAVILGGPGLPSVATRRLPAHVVRAIVGLSAMAMTFNGIVALPLAEATTIGFTVPIFATILGAAVLREPTGWWRWGAVIVGFVGVLIVAQPGGDHFPLRGAGFALAGAFGTACVTILLRQIGKTEAALTTVFWFSLLSLVPLSVVYVPIAQAHGPMGWAALAAVGTLGGCAQIAMTNSLRLGPVSVVVPMDYSSLLWATLLGWLLFDTLPAAATWIGAPVIIASGLVIVWRETVRRRQDTLAAGAGEIA, encoded by the coding sequence ATGACCGACCGCATCCTACCGGCCATCGCGTTGCGCCTGCTGTCGGTGGTGTTCTTCGCTCTGATGAACGCCGCGATCAAACTTGCCGAACAGGCCGGCGCCAGCGTCGTCGAGATCCTGTTCTTTCGACAGTTCGGTGCGGCGCTGCTGGTGTCCGCGGTGATCCTGGGCGGTCCCGGCCTGCCGTCCGTCGCGACGCGGCGCCTTCCCGCGCATGTCGTCCGCGCGATCGTCGGCCTCAGCGCCATGGCGATGACCTTCAACGGCATCGTCGCGCTGCCGCTGGCGGAGGCGACGACGATCGGTTTCACCGTGCCGATCTTCGCCACGATTCTGGGCGCGGCGGTGTTGCGCGAACCGACCGGCTGGTGGCGCTGGGGCGCGGTGATCGTCGGCTTCGTCGGCGTGCTGATCGTCGCGCAACCGGGCGGCGACCACTTTCCCCTGCGCGGCGCGGGCTTTGCGCTGGCGGGGGCGTTCGGCACCGCCTGCGTCACCATCCTGCTGCGCCAGATCGGCAAGACCGAGGCGGCATTGACGACGGTGTTCTGGTTCTCGCTCTTGTCGCTGGTGCCGCTGTCCGTGGTCTACGTACCGATCGCACAGGCGCATGGGCCGATGGGTTGGGCCGCACTGGCCGCGGTCGGCACGCTCGGCGGGTGCGCGCAGATCGCGATGACCAATTCGCTGCGCCTCGGCCCGGTGTCGGTGGTGGTGCCGATGGATTATTCCAGTCTGCTGTGGGCGACCTTGCTCGGCTGGCTGCTGTTCGACACGCTGCCCGCCGCCGCGACGTGGATCGGCGCGCCGGTCATCATCGCCAGCGGCCTGGTCATCGTCTGGCGCGAAACCGTGCGTCGCCGACAGGATACGCTGGCGGCCGGCGCGGGCGAGATCGCCTAG
- a CDS encoding CcdC protein domain-containing protein: MQVQQAGGWISYAIPLVVIAVVMAVRWKRMSRVRPLKLERLWVLPAFYAVVIGFTFSRFPPQGWGWAFCLAALALGGALGWQRGKMMRITLDPETHTLGQTSSPAALLFIVLLIVARSGARGAMSYAGPVGLDPMAITDVLMALALGLFTAQRLEMYLRGKRMLAAA, encoded by the coding sequence ATGCAGGTACAGCAAGCGGGCGGGTGGATCAGTTATGCGATCCCGCTGGTCGTCATCGCGGTGGTGATGGCGGTCCGGTGGAAGCGGATGAGCCGGGTGCGGCCGCTGAAGCTCGAACGCTTGTGGGTGCTGCCGGCATTCTATGCGGTGGTGATCGGCTTTACCTTCTCGCGCTTTCCGCCGCAGGGTTGGGGCTGGGCGTTCTGCCTCGCCGCTTTGGCCTTGGGTGGCGCGCTCGGCTGGCAGCGCGGCAAGATGATGCGCATCACGCTCGATCCCGAAACGCACACGCTGGGGCAGACCTCGTCGCCGGCCGCGCTGCTGTTCATCGTGCTGCTGATCGTGGCGCGATCGGGTGCCAGGGGGGCGATGAGCTATGCGGGGCCGGTCGGGCTCGATCCGATGGCGATCACCGACGTGCTGATGGCGCTGGCATTGGGCTTGTTCACCGCACAGCGGCTCGAGATGTACTTGCGCGGCAAGCGCATGCTCGCTGCTGCCTAG
- the gcvPB gene encoding aminomethyl-transferring glycine dehydrogenase subunit GcvPB, which produces MSINQSGWRPEMTASSGTAAPTFTGNKALMLDEALIFEIGSTETTGVDFADAVELGASNRLGGLFREAAIGLPGLAEPEAVRHYTRLSRQNYAIDLGLFPLGSCTMKHNPRLNEKMARLPGFSDVHPLAPVDTVQGALEVIHQLSHWLVTLTGMTSVAMSPKAGAHGELCGILAIRAALEKRGEGTRKVILVPESAHGTNPATAAFAGFKVEDIPATADGRVDTAALIARLGPDVAGVMITNPNTCGLFERDLRTISDAVHAAGGYVYCDGANFNAIVGRVRPGDLGVDAMHINLHKTFSTPHGGGGPGSGPVVFSDALTPFAPLPFVEKQGDQFVLVEEETAGEHHAGSFGRMVAFHGQMGMFTRALTYILSHGADGLRQVAEDAVLNANYVLRSLADTLDAPFAGSGPCMHEAIFSDANLADGFSTLDVAKGLIDEGFHPMTVYFPLVVHGAMLVEPTETESKAALDQFIGALRSVAERAKAGDASLKSAPHFAPRSRLDETLAARKPVLVWKDAPLAEAAE; this is translated from the coding sequence TCACCGGCAACAAGGCGCTGATGCTGGACGAAGCGCTGATCTTCGAGATCGGCTCGACCGAGACGACCGGCGTCGACTTTGCCGACGCGGTCGAACTCGGCGCGTCGAACCGGCTCGGCGGCCTGTTCCGCGAGGCGGCGATCGGCCTGCCCGGCCTGGCGGAGCCGGAGGCGGTGCGCCATTACACCCGCCTCAGCCGCCAGAATTACGCGATCGACCTCGGCCTGTTCCCGCTCGGGTCGTGCACGATGAAGCACAATCCGCGGCTGAACGAGAAGATGGCGCGGCTGCCCGGCTTCAGCGACGTCCATCCGCTCGCGCCCGTCGACACCGTGCAGGGCGCGCTGGAGGTCATCCACCAGCTCAGCCACTGGCTGGTGACGCTGACCGGCATGACCAGCGTCGCGATGAGCCCGAAGGCGGGCGCGCATGGCGAGCTCTGCGGCATCCTGGCGATCAGGGCGGCGCTGGAAAAGCGCGGCGAAGGGACGCGCAAGGTCATCCTGGTCCCCGAATCGGCGCACGGCACCAACCCCGCCACCGCCGCCTTCGCCGGCTTCAAGGTAGAGGATATCCCCGCCACCGCCGACGGCCGCGTCGACACCGCGGCGCTGATCGCGCGGCTGGGGCCGGACGTCGCCGGCGTGATGATCACCAACCCCAACACCTGCGGCCTGTTCGAGCGCGATCTCAGGACGATCAGCGATGCGGTGCATGCCGCGGGCGGCTACGTCTATTGCGACGGCGCGAACTTCAACGCGATCGTCGGCCGGGTGCGTCCTGGCGACCTCGGCGTCGATGCGATGCACATCAACCTGCACAAGACCTTCTCCACCCCGCATGGCGGCGGCGGACCCGGGTCGGGGCCGGTGGTGTTCTCGGACGCGCTCACCCCGTTCGCGCCGCTGCCCTTCGTCGAGAAGCAGGGTGATCAGTTCGTGCTGGTCGAGGAAGAGACGGCGGGCGAGCATCATGCCGGCAGCTTCGGCCGGATGGTCGCGTTCCACGGCCAGATGGGCATGTTCACGCGCGCCCTCACCTATATCCTCAGCCACGGCGCCGATGGCCTGCGTCAGGTCGCCGAGGATGCGGTGCTCAACGCCAATTACGTGCTGCGCTCGCTCGCAGACACGCTCGATGCGCCGTTCGCGGGATCGGGACCGTGCATGCACGAGGCGATCTTCTCGGATGCGAACCTCGCCGACGGCTTCTCGACGCTGGACGTCGCCAAGGGGCTGATCGACGAGGGGTTCCACCCCATGACGGTCTATTTTCCGCTCGTCGTGCACGGCGCGATGCTCGTCGAGCCGACCGAGACCGAATCGAAGGCGGCGCTGGACCAGTTCATCGGTGCGCTGCGGTCCGTGGCGGAACGGGCGAAGGCAGGCGATGCGTCCCTCAAGTCGGCACCGCATTTCGCCCCGCGCAGCCGGCTGGACGAAACGCTCGCCGCCCGCAAGCCGGTGCTGGTGTGGAAGGACGCGCCGCTCGCCGAGGCGGCGGAATAA